A window of Vigna unguiculata cultivar IT97K-499-35 chromosome 4, ASM411807v1, whole genome shotgun sequence contains these coding sequences:
- the LOC114180235 gene encoding U-box domain-containing protein 28-like: MAKIREKLYITVPSLFRCPISMDVMQSPVSLCTGVTYDRASIQHWLDSGHDTCPATMQVLPSKDFIPNLTLHRLIRLWLLSAEPPSPDSSADNLHSLLRQIQTADDDLAGTLSKIAEFATTSGENRRKLAYFPGFDAAIVRALARCSSRIDASENAIYLLDSVLRENGNPEKIRRLIFDARQQCFDSMIFVLRNGSTKSKIETVRVLEFLACDFQSSKSIAETQGLLSSVTGFLKDGGEELRDAVLLFLGVVSVTRSAKVELVNCGVVELVSKFLRECSSAKTAERCLRVLAVLATCAEGREAMAAEPSCAAAVVERVTKAAKAAAEDAVVVLWSLCCLSGNVKVRDDVAKRNGVAVILLVMQRGWEEHVRSMCVDLIKVLKGACKNNGLGLELGTYDTKTTHIKPC; this comes from the coding sequence ATGGCAAAGATAAGGGAGAAGTTATACATCACCGTTCCGAGTCTCTTTCGGTGCCCAATTTCAATGGACGTGATGCAATCCCCCGTGAGCCTCTGCACCGGCGTCACATACGATCGCGCCAGCATTCAGCACTGGCTTGACTCAGGACACGACACGTGTCCCGCCACCATGCAGGTTCTTCCCTCCAAAGACTTCATTCCCAATCTCACCCTTCACCGTCTCATCCGCCTGTGGCTCCTCTCCGCCGAACCTCCCTCGCCGGATTCCTCCGCCGACAACCTGCACTCCCTCCTCCGCCAAATCCAAACCGCCGACGATGACCTCGCCGGAACCCTCTCCAAAATCGCCGAATTCGCCACAACCTCTGGCGAAAATCGTCGGAAACTTGCCTACTTTCCCGGCTTCGACGCTGCCATCGTCCGCGCGCTGGCCAGGTGCAGTTCGCGGATAGACGCGTCTGAAAACGCGATTTACCTTCTCGACTCGGTCCTCCGAGAAAACGGAAATCCAGAGAAAATCCGAAGGCTAATTTTCGACGCTCGCCAACAATGCTTTGATTCGATGATTTTCGTTTTGCGAAACGGATCTACGAAATCGAAGATTGAAACGGTTAGAGTTTTGGAGTTTCTCGCGTGCGATTTTCAGTCCTCAAAATCCATCGCGGAAACGCAAGGACTGTTGTCTTCGGTAACAGGTTTTTTGAAGGACGGTGGAGAGGAGTTACGCGATGCCGTTTTGTTGTTTCTAGGCGTCGTTTCGGTGACTCGCTCCGCGAAGGTGGAACTAGTTAATTGCGGTGTTGTCGAATTGGTTTCGAAATTTTTACGAGAGTGTTCGTCGGCGAAGACGGCGGAGAGGTGTCTGAGGGTACTGGCGGTGCTGGCCACATGCGCGGAGGGGAGGGAGGCGATGGCAGCGGAGCCTTCATGTGCAGCGGCGGTAGTGGAGAGAGTGACGAAGGCGGCGAAGGCCGCGGCGGAGGACGCAGTGGTGGTGCTGTGGAGCTTGTGCTGTTTGAGCGGTAATGTGAAGGTGAGGGATGACGTGGCAAAGCGAAACGGTGTGGCAGTGATTTTATTGGTTATGCAGAGGGGGTGGGAGGAGCACGTGAGGAGCATGTGTGTGGATTTGATTAAGGTTTTGAAGGGTGCGTGCAAGAACAACGGGTTGGGGTTGGAACTAGGAACCTATGACACCAAAACCACTCATATCAAACCTTGCTAG